A genomic region of Rheinheimera sp. MMS21-TC3 contains the following coding sequences:
- a CDS encoding response regulator, with protein sequence MIFKDSFYNSKKILLVQDNTSVRVSIKGMLQQIGFSQITAVADANLALQAAEQSKFDFIVADFQIGDNQNGLQLQANLLQQKLLKYSCCFVLINDEPVQLAELALLQGQPDAFILKPFSYIKLEKCLAQAWKQRSSLRKVYQALELQHLEQVHQELDSVIKSAATSALLALRYKGEILLAQQQFAAAKQLYHKILQQRDFTWAKLGLAASLVQLQEVESAEALLNQLIEQEQAKPEALQWLCQLHLTQSKVSAAQSLLADLLRLQPNNVNAHCLVAVSHELVQDYDKACDYWQKLIQQYRFSGFDNPEYYLQLSRLLINKAAQADIASFNQVLKKAEDALASMPQKLQTLNLSCDITLLQIRLLILNGNMDKALRDYQRLQLSLDNVTISKTAYFDYSLLCLAFADTNLADKIIRQLQGSTFAIDPHRANWQDLQAKLLLEQYQKFKSKSHDWHKAGIADVQEGQVKSALVKLRQAFLLIPYNVKNSLSLLQVLTEVPGHKALKQLTEALLASLNTTDLTVAQQQRLSKLISALPVIYLN encoded by the coding sequence ATGATCTTTAAAGACAGCTTTTACAATAGTAAAAAAATCTTATTAGTACAAGACAACACCTCTGTGCGCGTATCTATTAAAGGTATGCTGCAACAGATAGGCTTTAGCCAAATAACGGCTGTAGCTGATGCTAACTTAGCTTTACAAGCAGCGGAGCAGAGTAAATTTGATTTTATAGTCGCAGATTTTCAAATAGGTGACAATCAAAATGGCTTGCAATTACAGGCTAATTTATTGCAACAAAAGCTATTAAAGTACAGCTGTTGTTTTGTGCTTATTAATGATGAACCGGTACAGTTAGCGGAACTAGCTTTACTACAAGGTCAGCCAGATGCCTTTATACTTAAACCATTTTCTTACATAAAATTAGAAAAATGTTTAGCTCAAGCATGGAAGCAAAGGTCCAGCTTGCGCAAAGTATATCAAGCGCTAGAGTTACAGCATCTAGAGCAGGTTCATCAAGAACTAGATAGTGTTATTAAATCGGCAGCCACTAGTGCATTACTAGCGTTACGCTATAAAGGGGAAATATTATTAGCTCAACAGCAGTTTGCTGCAGCTAAACAGCTGTACCATAAAATATTACAACAGCGAGATTTTACTTGGGCTAAGCTTGGCTTAGCTGCATCTTTAGTACAATTACAAGAAGTAGAATCGGCCGAAGCGCTATTAAACCAATTAATTGAGCAAGAACAGGCTAAACCAGAAGCTTTGCAGTGGCTGTGCCAGTTGCACCTAACACAATCTAAGGTGAGTGCAGCCCAGTCTTTATTAGCCGACTTACTTCGTTTACAGCCAAATAATGTTAATGCCCATTGCCTAGTTGCCGTTAGCCATGAGCTAGTACAAGATTATGATAAAGCCTGTGATTACTGGCAGAAATTAATTCAACAATATCGTTTTTCTGGTTTTGATAACCCAGAGTACTACCTGCAGCTTAGTCGATTATTAATTAATAAAGCGGCTCAGGCAGATATTGCTAGTTTTAATCAAGTGTTAAAAAAAGCCGAAGATGCCTTAGCAAGTATGCCGCAAAAGCTACAAACGCTGAACTTAAGCTGTGATATAACATTATTACAAATAAGGTTACTCATTCTAAACGGCAATATGGATAAAGCGTTACGAGATTACCAGCGCTTACAGCTAAGTTTAGATAATGTCACTATTAGTAAAACGGCCTATTTTGACTACAGCTTATTATGTTTGGCTTTTGCTGATACCAACTTAGCAGATAAGATTATTCGGCAATTACAAGGTTCCACCTTTGCTATAGATCCGCATAGAGCCAATTGGCAAGACTTACAAGCTAAATTGCTGCTTGAACAGTATCAAAAGTTTAAAAGCAAAAGTCATGACTGGCATAAAGCTGGAATAGCAGATGTTCAAGAAGGGCAGGTTAAATCAGCTTTAGTTAAGCTGCGGCAAGCTTTTTTACTGATCCCCTATAATGTTAAAAATAGCTTAAGTCTATTGCAGGTATTAACAGAAGTGCCCGGCCATAAAGCGCTAAAACAACTCACAGAAGCATTACTAGCTAGCCTTAATACCACCGACTTAACGGTTGCTCAACAACAAAGGCTTAGTAAGTTAATATCAGCATTACCCGTAATTTATTTAAATTAA
- the xerD gene encoding site-specific tyrosine recombinase XerD — protein MKTDQKNSLTKAKQAKPHPEDLAIIAEFLQHLFLEKGLSQHTLNAYGTDLTKFALFLAKQQLLLTAVDSAVINQYLAQRVDLQFSPRSTSRALSSLRQFYAFLHQQQRILDNPLAQTLNPKIGRSLPKSLSEHDVELLLNAPDISEIIQFRDKAMLEILYASGLRVSELTSLAMQQLNLQHGLIRVRGKGNKERLVPMGEEALHWLNRYLIEVRPSLRAGRSLEVVFPSSRAQEMTRQTFWHRIKFYAKVAGVNSELSPHTLRHAFATHLLNHGADLRVVQMLLGHSDLSTTQIYTHVAQARLQSLHQQHHPRG, from the coding sequence ATGAAAACGGATCAAAAAAACAGCTTAACTAAGGCTAAGCAAGCTAAGCCGCATCCAGAAGACTTAGCAATAATTGCTGAATTTTTACAGCATTTATTTTTAGAAAAAGGCTTAAGTCAACATACGCTCAACGCCTATGGCACTGATTTAACAAAATTCGCTCTTTTTTTAGCCAAACAACAACTGTTATTAACGGCTGTAGATAGTGCTGTAATTAATCAGTATTTAGCCCAAAGAGTTGATTTGCAGTTTAGCCCTCGCAGTACTTCTCGCGCTTTAAGTAGTTTGCGGCAGTTTTATGCATTTTTACATCAACAACAACGGATCTTAGATAATCCATTGGCCCAAACCTTAAACCCGAAAATTGGTCGAAGTTTACCTAAAAGCTTGTCCGAGCATGATGTTGAGTTATTGCTTAATGCACCTGATATCAGCGAGATAATACAGTTTCGCGATAAAGCCATGTTAGAAATATTATATGCTAGTGGCTTGCGGGTGTCAGAGCTGACAAGCTTAGCTATGCAACAGCTTAATTTGCAACATGGTTTAATTAGAGTGCGAGGTAAGGGCAACAAAGAGCGACTAGTACCTATGGGTGAAGAAGCCTTGCACTGGTTAAACCGCTATTTAATTGAAGTACGGCCAAGTTTAAGAGCAGGCAGGTCATTAGAAGTGGTGTTCCCAAGTAGTCGAGCGCAAGAAATGACGCGGCAAACGTTCTGGCATCGTATTAAGTTTTATGCAAAGGTAGCTGGCGTAAATAGTGAATTATCGCCGCATACCTTACGGCATGCTTTTGCTACCCATTTACTAAATCATGGTGCAGATTTGCGGGTAGTACAAATGCTACTAGGCCATAGCGATTTATCGACAACCCAAATTTATACCCATGTGGCGCAAGCAAGATTACAAAGTTTACATCAACAGCATCACCCACGGGGTTAA
- the dsbC gene encoding bifunctional protein-disulfide isomerase/oxidoreductase DsbC, which yields MNKLMLALIAFGLINSAVVNANNPAPENNDYQQVQQQFSLLNLNVKAISESPVADLLQVFTDKGLYFSSKDGRFFVDGKIYDLTKRELVNDSLMQPFIKQQLAGITDQGILYKAKNEKYIIDVFTDPTCGYCRKLHNDMQAYNDAGISVRYLAFPRGGEQSATFLQMQHIWCSKDSKAAMNAAKRGDKVAPAMCSNSVKQQYQLGESFGISGTPAIVLPSGRLIPGYQPLAQLLAQLKQG from the coding sequence ATGAACAAATTAATGTTGGCTTTAATTGCTTTTGGTCTTATCAATTCTGCGGTAGTGAATGCTAATAATCCAGCACCAGAAAACAACGACTATCAGCAAGTTCAGCAGCAGTTTAGTTTATTAAACTTAAATGTGAAGGCAATTTCAGAGTCACCTGTTGCCGATTTATTACAAGTGTTTACTGATAAAGGTTTATATTTTAGCTCTAAAGATGGTCGGTTTTTTGTTGACGGAAAAATATACGATTTAACTAAGCGTGAGTTAGTAAACGATAGCCTAATGCAACCTTTTATTAAACAGCAATTAGCCGGCATAACCGATCAAGGGATCCTATATAAAGCTAAGAATGAAAAATACATTATAGATGTGTTTACGGATCCAACTTGTGGTTATTGCCGTAAATTACACAATGATATGCAAGCTTATAATGATGCGGGCATCAGTGTGCGCTATTTAGCTTTCCCTCGTGGTGGTGAGCAATCTGCCACTTTCTTACAAATGCAGCATATTTGGTGCAGTAAAGACAGTAAAGCGGCAATGAATGCAGCGAAAAGAGGCGATAAAGTGGCACCGGCTATGTGCAGCAACTCAGTTAAACAGCAGTATCAACTCGGTGAATCTTTTGGTATTAGCGGTACTCCGGCAATAGTGCTGCCAAGTGGTCGGTTAATTCCGGGTTATCAGCCGTTAGCACAATTATTAGCTCAATTAAAACAAGGGTAG
- the srmB gene encoding ATP-dependent RNA helicase SrmB, whose protein sequence is MNFADFQLDDALNRAISTRGYEAPTMIQEMAIPLALDGIDLLASAPTGTGKTLAFVLPAIQYLLDFGRKDPGFARVLVMTPTRELAYQIYNEFKFFSQHTTLNVGVITGGINYGSHKDTLEKNNDILIATPGRLTEYLDEESFQADEVELLILDEADRMLDMGFVGEMNRIILEARRRRQTFLFSATLEGAALERFASHALKEPKRIEAIPSRKENAKILQWVHLADDAEHKLALLIHLLQQDDVTKAIVFIKTRERLASLTGQLETAGLRCAWLQGEMPQDKRMQAVERFSSGRVSILLATDIAARGLDMDDISHVINFDMPRTADIYVHRIGRTGRAGKKGIAISLVEAHDMAILAKVERYTEQRLKARVIEGLKPKHKAAKIPVKKKKVAKKKAAKKAKK, encoded by the coding sequence ATGAACTTTGCCGATTTTCAACTAGACGATGCGCTAAATCGTGCTATTTCTACTCGAGGCTATGAAGCGCCAACTATGATCCAAGAAATGGCCATTCCATTAGCGCTAGACGGCATAGATTTATTAGCTAGCGCACCTACTGGAACCGGAAAAACCTTAGCTTTTGTATTGCCAGCCATTCAATATTTATTAGACTTTGGCCGCAAAGATCCAGGTTTTGCTCGGGTTTTAGTGATGACACCCACCCGTGAGTTAGCCTACCAAATTTATAATGAGTTTAAATTTTTTAGTCAGCACACTACGCTAAATGTTGGCGTCATTACTGGTGGTATCAATTATGGCAGCCACAAAGACACCTTAGAAAAAAACAATGATATTTTAATAGCAACACCCGGCCGATTAACAGAATATTTAGATGAAGAAAGCTTTCAAGCCGATGAAGTAGAACTGCTTATTTTAGATGAAGCCGATCGGATGCTAGACATGGGTTTTGTTGGCGAGATGAATCGGATTATTTTAGAGGCACGGCGGCGTAGGCAAACTTTTTTATTCTCTGCTACTTTAGAAGGTGCAGCATTAGAGCGCTTTGCCTCACACGCATTAAAAGAGCCTAAACGCATTGAAGCCATTCCGTCACGTAAAGAAAATGCCAAAATATTACAATGGGTTCACTTAGCTGATGATGCAGAGCATAAGTTAGCCTTATTAATTCATTTGCTGCAACAAGACGATGTTACTAAAGCTATTGTCTTTATTAAAACTCGAGAGCGTTTAGCCAGTTTAACTGGTCAATTAGAAACGGCAGGCTTACGCTGTGCTTGGTTACAAGGCGAAATGCCACAAGACAAACGGATGCAAGCAGTTGAGCGTTTTAGCAGCGGCCGAGTATCTATTTTGTTAGCAACAGATATAGCTGCTCGTGGTTTAGATATGGATGATATTAGCCATGTTATTAACTTTGACATGCCCCGCACAGCCGATATTTATGTTCACCGTATTGGCCGTACTGGGCGGGCTGGCAAAAAAGGCATTGCAATTTCATTAGTTGAAGCCCACGACATGGCTATATTAGCTAAAGTAGAGCGTTATACTGAGCAACGTTTAAAAGCACGAGTTATTGAAGGATTAAAACCTAAACATAAAGCGGCCAAGATACCGGTTAAAAAGAAAAAAGTAGCCAAGAAAAAAGCAGCTAAAAAAGCTAAGAAGTAA
- a CDS encoding LD-carboxypeptidase, producing the protein MDKRQFIKSWAVVTSLLPLASCANVFAAGNNQPNQSSLANKQLLPVAINPGDTVALVSPSKATDNLLDVQIATEVMQALGLKVKISQHLTSRRGHLAGTDQQRADDINAMFADTEVKAIICLRGGSGAARILPLLNYALIKQHPKILLGYSDITALHNAIHAQTGLISFHGPNGTGSWNSFNADQFRRVFFERELMHYENVIEARDELAPRTNRIITIRGGKTQGEIIGGNLSVLTSLAGSPYLPDFSNKILFVEDVQEAPYRIDRMLSTLKLMGALDKLAGFIFGDCTGCNPIGGYGWLTMDQIFDDHIKPLNIPAYRGAMIGHIKQQFIVPVGAKVEMDADKGSFTLLQSVFQSI; encoded by the coding sequence ATGGATAAGCGTCAATTTATTAAAAGCTGGGCTGTTGTCACCAGTTTATTACCTTTAGCCAGTTGCGCCAATGTATTTGCAGCCGGCAATAACCAACCTAATCAGTCTAGTTTAGCCAATAAACAATTATTACCTGTCGCAATAAATCCTGGCGATACCGTCGCTTTAGTTAGCCCCTCTAAAGCCACCGACAATTTACTTGATGTGCAAATAGCTACCGAAGTAATGCAAGCCTTAGGCTTAAAAGTAAAAATAAGCCAACATTTAACCTCGCGCCGTGGCCACTTAGCCGGCACCGATCAACAACGCGCAGACGATATTAACGCTATGTTTGCTGACACTGAAGTAAAAGCCATTATCTGCCTACGCGGTGGCTCTGGTGCTGCCCGTATCTTGCCTTTACTTAATTATGCCCTAATTAAACAACACCCTAAGATTTTATTAGGCTACTCTGATATTACCGCTCTACACAATGCTATTCATGCCCAAACAGGCTTAATTAGCTTTCATGGCCCTAATGGAACGGGTAGTTGGAACAGCTTTAATGCCGATCAATTTAGACGAGTATTTTTTGAACGCGAATTAATGCACTACGAAAATGTAATTGAAGCACGAGATGAGTTAGCCCCAAGAACTAATCGCATTATTACCATCAGAGGTGGCAAAACACAGGGCGAGATTATTGGCGGTAACTTAAGCGTGCTTACTTCTTTGGCTGGCTCGCCTTATTTGCCAGATTTTAGTAATAAAATTTTGTTTGTTGAAGATGTTCAAGAAGCCCCTTATCGTATTGATCGTATGTTAAGTACCTTAAAATTAATGGGTGCTTTGGATAAATTAGCAGGCTTTATTTTTGGTGACTGTACCGGATGTAATCCTATAGGTGGTTATGGCTGGTTAACTATGGATCAAATTTTTGACGACCATATTAAACCCCTAAATATTCCAGCCTATCGTGGAGCTATGATTGGCCATATTAAACAACAATTTATAGTCCCTGTAGGGGCCAAGGTGGAAATGGATGCCGATAAGGGTAGCTTTACACTCCTGCAATCGGTATTTCAATCGATATAA
- the fldB gene encoding flavodoxin FldB has translation MKIGLFYGSTTCYTEIVAEKIQALIGAEHVELCNIKQVPLAKMADYDILILGLSTWDFGEIQEDWEAHWQDISAINLTDKIIAIYGMGDQVGYAEWFIDAVGMLHDEIAPQNTKRIGFWSTEGYDFIASKAMTEDGEWFYGLALDDDNQYELTDQRLNDWINQILEEISQLL, from the coding sequence ATGAAAATCGGTTTATTTTATGGCTCAACTACTTGCTACACCGAAATAGTTGCAGAAAAAATTCAGGCATTAATAGGCGCAGAGCATGTAGAACTATGTAATATTAAGCAAGTTCCCTTAGCTAAAATGGCCGACTATGACATTCTTATTTTGGGTTTATCAACTTGGGATTTTGGTGAAATTCAAGAAGATTGGGAAGCGCACTGGCAAGATATTTCAGCTATTAATTTAACCGATAAAATTATCGCTATTTATGGCATGGGTGATCAAGTTGGCTATGCCGAGTGGTTTATTGATGCCGTTGGTATGTTGCATGACGAAATAGCGCCACAAAATACCAAACGGATTGGCTTTTGGTCTACTGAGGGCTATGACTTTATTGCCTCTAAAGCCATGACTGAAGATGGCGAATGGTTTTATGGCTTAGCTCTAGATGACGATAATCAATATGAATTGACCGATCAGCGCTTAAATGACTGGATTAACCAGATTTTAGAAGAAATTAGTCAGTTACTCTAG
- the yaaA gene encoding peroxide stress protein YaaA: MLMVVSPAKDLDLTPLAEQYAFTQPSLLNQAKQLVKICQQLTPTELASLMSISDKLAGLNAARFGQWQPPFTLDNAKAALFMFNGDVYQGLDATSLSAEDVDFSQQHLRILSGLYGVLRPLDLMQAYRLEMGTKLENNVGKNLYEFWGDTVTKELNNQLESLNSQTLVNLASQEYFKAVKPKLLKANIITPVFKDFKNGQYKIISFYAKKARGLMARYAIQQRVTSAEQLKQFNLAGYAFSAEQSTDKDYVFLRHNEE; encoded by the coding sequence ATGCTAATGGTTGTATCACCGGCTAAAGATTTAGATCTAACGCCGTTAGCTGAGCAATATGCTTTTACTCAGCCAAGTTTGCTAAACCAAGCCAAACAGTTAGTTAAAATTTGCCAGCAGTTAACGCCTACTGAATTAGCCTCATTAATGAGCATTAGCGATAAGTTAGCGGGACTAAATGCAGCCCGCTTTGGCCAATGGCAACCTCCCTTTACTTTAGATAATGCAAAAGCTGCTTTGTTTATGTTTAATGGTGATGTGTATCAAGGGCTTGATGCGACAAGCTTATCAGCAGAAGATGTTGATTTTTCGCAACAGCATTTGCGTATTTTAAGTGGTTTATATGGGGTACTGCGGCCACTGGATCTTATGCAAGCTTATCGCTTAGAAATGGGTACTAAACTAGAGAATAACGTTGGAAAAAATTTATATGAATTTTGGGGCGACACTGTCACAAAAGAATTAAATAACCAGTTAGAAAGCTTAAACAGTCAGACTCTAGTTAACTTAGCTTCGCAAGAGTACTTTAAAGCGGTTAAACCTAAGCTATTAAAGGCTAATATAATCACGCCAGTGTTTAAAGACTTTAAAAATGGTCAGTATAAAATTATTAGTTTTTATGCAAAAAAAGCTCGGGGACTTATGGCGCGCTATGCTATACAGCAAAGAGTGACCTCTGCTGAACAATTAAAACAATTCAATCTTGCAGGTTATGCCTTTAGCGCAGAGCAGTCTACAGACAAAGACTATGTGTTTTTGCGCCATAACGAAGAGTAA
- a CDS encoding FMN-binding glutamate synthase family protein — MRRIFVISSIIILAIIGLISLVWQPILWALIIIIPLIIRGIVDIFQRHHSLLRNYPVVGHGRWTMEFIRPFVRQYLFESETDGAPINRMHRSVIYQRAKGSLDSIPYGTKLDTQRVGYEWIGHSLAAKHHCAHDPVTRVTVGGPHCTQPYDASIFNISAMSFGALSSNAIRALNKGAALGGFYHNTGEGSVSDYHLEFGGDLVWQIGTGYFGCRDAKGNFAPEAFQKVATKPSIKMIEVKLSQGAKPGHGGILPAHKNTNEIARIRLVQPNTQVDSPPSHSAFSTPKEMLHFIQQLRELSGGKPVGIKLAIGRVSEFIALCKAMVELNLAPDFITVDGGEGGTGAAPLEFANSIGMPLREALVFVCDVLVGFNLKQHIKVIASGKVFTGFNIVKNIAVGADICNSARGMMVALGCIQSLECHTNKCPTGVATQNPALVRGLVVESKAERVARYHKETVKASMEMIAAAGLRHMSELNRSHIFRRISETEVRRFDQIYNNLLPGSLLNGSAPDKFEQGMRESSAESFMPIQVLEQTKQGLTAVN, encoded by the coding sequence ATGCGTCGTATTTTTGTTATTAGCTCTATTATTATTTTGGCTATTATTGGCCTAATTAGCTTGGTGTGGCAGCCTATTTTATGGGCCTTAATCATAATTATCCCATTAATTATTAGAGGCATAGTAGATATTTTCCAGCGTCATCACAGCTTATTGCGCAACTATCCTGTTGTTGGCCATGGCCGTTGGACTATGGAGTTTATTCGTCCCTTTGTCCGCCAATATTTATTTGAATCTGAAACCGATGGTGCGCCAATTAACCGTATGCATCGCTCAGTAATATACCAGCGAGCAAAAGGCAGCTTAGACTCTATCCCTTATGGCACTAAATTAGATACTCAGCGGGTCGGATATGAGTGGATTGGCCATTCTTTGGCAGCTAAACATCATTGTGCTCATGATCCTGTCACAAGAGTGACAGTAGGCGGCCCCCACTGTACTCAACCTTATGATGCTAGTATCTTTAATATTTCTGCTATGAGCTTTGGTGCCCTTAGCAGCAATGCGATTCGAGCCTTAAATAAAGGCGCTGCCTTAGGCGGATTTTATCATAATACTGGCGAGGGCAGTGTTAGCGACTATCACTTAGAATTTGGCGGTGATTTAGTCTGGCAAATAGGCACTGGCTATTTTGGCTGTCGTGATGCTAAAGGCAATTTTGCACCTGAAGCATTTCAAAAAGTAGCCACTAAACCATCTATTAAAATGATAGAAGTTAAATTATCTCAAGGTGCTAAACCGGGGCATGGCGGCATTTTACCTGCTCATAAAAATACTAATGAAATTGCCCGTATTCGCTTAGTCCAGCCTAATACCCAAGTCGACTCTCCGCCAAGCCATAGCGCTTTTAGCACGCCAAAAGAAATGCTGCACTTTATTCAGCAACTACGAGAATTATCTGGCGGTAAACCCGTTGGCATCAAGCTAGCTATTGGCCGAGTTAGCGAGTTTATTGCCCTTTGTAAAGCTATGGTAGAATTAAATTTAGCACCAGATTTTATTACAGTCGATGGTGGCGAAGGTGGTACAGGTGCCGCCCCTTTAGAGTTTGCTAACTCAATTGGCATGCCGTTACGGGAAGCCCTGGTTTTTGTTTGTGATGTATTAGTTGGTTTTAACTTAAAACAACATATTAAAGTTATTGCCAGTGGCAAAGTTTTTACTGGCTTTAATATTGTAAAAAACATAGCTGTAGGTGCCGATATTTGTAATAGCGCGCGGGGCATGATGGTTGCTCTTGGCTGCATTCAGTCTTTAGAGTGTCACACTAATAAATGTCCCACTGGCGTTGCCACCCAAAATCCTGCTTTGGTTCGAGGTTTAGTTGTTGAGTCTAAAGCCGAGCGCGTTGCTAGGTATCATAAAGAAACCGTTAAAGCCAGTATGGAGATGATTGCAGCGGCGGGATTACGCCATATGTCTGAGTTAAATCGATCTCACATCTTCCGCCGCATAAGTGAAACAGAAGTTAGGCGCTTTGATCAAATTTATAATAACTTATTGCCAGGTAGTTTATTAAACGGCTCGGCACCCGATAAGTTTGAGCAAGGCATGCGTGAATCTAGTGCTGAAAGCTTTATGCCTATACAGGTTTTAGAGCAAACTAAGCAAGGCCTAACAGCGGTTAATTAA
- a CDS encoding tRNA1(Val) (adenine(37)-N6)-methyltransferase has product MSAGFQCKQFYIAHDRCAMKVGTDGLLLGAWSPLPTQGNILDIGAGSGLISLMLAQRSQGLVPITAIELDAAAAEQGRENISLSPWPNSISLITADILAYRPTERYRLIVSNPPFFQHSMPAKQSGRQLARHTDSLPFNSLLKKAASLLDAQGVFALVLPYQGIAQFIQLAQSLGWQLQQHCVVFTKQNKAHRSLISLVPTCTSKVQAVHSQLLIHNLDGSYSTEYQQLLAAFYLKFPDAIKRPRVTD; this is encoded by the coding sequence ATGTCAGCAGGTTTTCAGTGTAAACAGTTTTATATTGCTCACGACCGTTGTGCGATGAAAGTAGGCACTGACGGTTTATTATTAGGTGCTTGGTCGCCACTGCCTACTCAAGGTAATATTCTTGATATTGGCGCGGGTAGCGGCTTAATTAGTCTTATGCTGGCGCAACGTAGCCAAGGCTTAGTACCCATTACTGCTATTGAGCTTGACGCTGCAGCAGCAGAGCAAGGGCGTGAAAACATTAGCTTAAGCCCATGGCCAAACAGCATTAGCTTAATCACGGCCGATATTCTAGCCTATCGGCCTACAGAACGTTACCGTTTAATTGTGTCTAATCCACCTTTTTTTCAACATTCAATGCCGGCTAAACAATCTGGGCGTCAGTTAGCAAGACATACCGATAGTTTACCCTTTAATAGCTTGCTAAAAAAAGCTGCCAGCTTGCTAGATGCTCAGGGAGTATTCGCTTTAGTTTTGCCGTATCAGGGTATAGCGCAATTTATTCAGTTAGCACAAAGTTTAGGTTGGCAGTTGCAACAACATTGTGTTGTGTTTACAAAGCAAAATAAAGCTCATCGCAGTTTAATTAGCTTAGTGCCCACCTGCACCAGCAAGGTACAAGCTGTCCATAGCCAATTGTTGATCCATAATCTAGATGGTAGCTACAGCACTGAGTATCAACAGTTATTAGCCGCTTTTTATCTGAAGTTTCCAGATGCTATTAAGCGGCCTAGAGTAACTGACTAA